One Amycolatopsis sp. NBC_00355 genomic window carries:
- a CDS encoding toxin glutamine deamidase domain-containing protein — MEQTPAEQTPAEPVHDEQVPAEHGAPEHATEQATGEQDGFGVEDPSAHEPAHVVDEPYLTDEHFHTDDPAGVRRIEDTFIDSGRQSPETGEWRHEQVRREALLRRDEFHPGMSDDGAFAVHAYTRHELVGPLNRALRFGGPELAGLAPQAGALVSGLNEMPPHVGTVSRRIDFQGDPARVQAFLGRFHEGAHVTEPSFLSSSKVDAEHPRSIFPGEVEMRIESRSGRDVESMASIGREREVLFKAGSQFEITGIEKGPGHPEHPDYVRGSGGTMDQPQWIVHAEEVTAGDPRHLGEADAQHAIDERRAQERADEGRFQREADAETEKFYAEHPELKPSGNLFKLLGGDDADTPAPERRVPATREPEGGWSRLAQPLTPGGEPVLHAGSVESPQQHARLVRDAVPELGSVNSRNHYGPDALDHGFRTNSAESMVAFERRMNGEDVVAGPGTNQSLAHVGEQLGGQWSGRDSFGDVAHDLGERPVGARTAVAFETDGETRLVAGVHTEHGVVFADPVTGRLAELPHDATGIHEMPLGGGDAPHHAPEIADRLNPTPERVPHDEGYLFDGEHHATPADHESIRRAVGDDGVYQDVHDRALARRDAAGLPLTDEGAVAVHGYTRGEYAYNVNDALRRGPGHPGFDLAQANARAIVDGLGQVPRTSGETVRGIDVGGDPRLAELVAGPYEPGAVVVEPAFSSASIKTGELSTSKFGDDVELHVRSDNVRDISKLAENPGERESLSPPGTQLLVHDKRLEITPEGRRKWVIEAEEIGPGHPRYLDPEAAQQKMAERRAENEHNAAEFDRRKQESIAERLGGLNGPVAEHHQPEQPKVSDVLDGPAEHIEPAPLHDYSSLARATNPPAEPAIHAGAATPAERAAYVQDRHPHLREVNPGFHEPGALENGYVSNCTRGPEAYWDRLHGGDATAEPIPLHEMGTRGTLEHIESRFGETFSDRASYDDVIREMRERPVDHHAVVAVKYEGRGGVEYGHVAMVVHTRDGVAFIDPQSGDLMHLPQPPKDIKLLHVGTPGTEHVQTEVHGEHGGYGISEPGFLDRDDVAAALDGHADADYIRAHLPEHPELARMLADPANDYLTRSLLDNPKTLASLLKHPEAIPILEDAVHEVNERGYSVVDDVEHQGVEQFDPTPEQAEISADVAAIAHDTPEAQLQHESFDQGRIGDPEYCRQWVAEERERWPETQGTLNRITERIAGETDGHAGFRPEPKDDVRALAKIEKRNWDGSLLHDLVGTKIQFEQVADMYRALDAVRNDPELTIVDFSDRLASPQDSGYRDLQLNVRLPNGHVAELRLHLTHIDDVASYEHALYEVRRDFETFSKKDGREGVLSPEEAALDAALTEQVRGRFEEAFRQGLSSEGSS; from the coding sequence GTGGAGCAGACGCCCGCCGAACAGACGCCCGCCGAACCGGTGCACGACGAACAGGTGCCTGCCGAGCACGGGGCTCCTGAGCACGCGACCGAGCAGGCGACCGGCGAGCAGGACGGCTTCGGGGTCGAAGACCCCTCCGCGCATGAACCGGCGCACGTCGTCGACGAGCCGTATCTCACCGACGAGCACTTCCACACCGACGATCCCGCCGGGGTTCGGCGGATCGAGGACACCTTCATCGACTCCGGGCGGCAGAGTCCCGAGACCGGTGAGTGGCGGCACGAGCAGGTCCGCCGGGAGGCGCTCCTCCGGCGCGACGAGTTCCATCCCGGCATGTCCGACGACGGCGCCTTTGCCGTGCACGCCTACACGCGCCACGAGCTGGTCGGGCCGCTCAACCGGGCACTGCGGTTCGGTGGGCCGGAGCTTGCGGGCCTCGCGCCGCAGGCCGGGGCGCTGGTCTCCGGGTTGAACGAGATGCCGCCGCATGTCGGGACCGTTTCGCGGCGGATCGACTTCCAGGGGGATCCCGCGCGGGTCCAGGCTTTCCTCGGGCGGTTCCACGAGGGTGCGCACGTCACCGAGCCGTCGTTCCTCAGCTCGTCGAAGGTCGATGCCGAGCACCCGCGGAGCATCTTCCCCGGCGAGGTCGAGATGCGGATCGAGTCCCGGTCCGGGCGGGACGTCGAGTCCATGGCCAGCATCGGGCGTGAGCGCGAGGTGCTGTTCAAGGCCGGGTCGCAGTTCGAGATCACCGGGATCGAGAAGGGGCCGGGTCACCCGGAGCACCCCGATTACGTCCGCGGTTCCGGCGGCACCATGGACCAGCCGCAGTGGATCGTGCACGCCGAAGAGGTCACCGCCGGCGATCCGCGGCACCTCGGTGAGGCCGACGCGCAGCACGCGATCGACGAGCGGCGGGCGCAGGAGCGGGCCGACGAAGGGCGGTTCCAGCGTGAGGCCGACGCCGAGACCGAGAAGTTCTACGCCGAACACCCCGAGCTCAAGCCGAGCGGCAACCTGTTCAAGCTGCTCGGCGGGGACGACGCCGACACGCCCGCGCCCGAGCGGCGGGTGCCGGCGACCCGCGAGCCCGAAGGTGGCTGGTCGCGGCTCGCCCAGCCGCTCACGCCGGGCGGCGAGCCCGTGCTCCACGCCGGGTCCGTCGAGAGCCCGCAGCAGCACGCGCGGCTCGTTCGCGACGCCGTTCCCGAGCTCGGCTCGGTCAACTCCCGCAACCACTACGGCCCGGACGCGCTCGACCACGGCTTCCGGACCAACTCCGCCGAGTCGATGGTCGCCTTCGAACGGCGGATGAACGGCGAAGACGTCGTCGCCGGGCCGGGCACGAACCAGAGCCTCGCGCACGTCGGCGAGCAGCTCGGCGGGCAGTGGAGCGGCCGCGACAGCTTCGGCGACGTCGCCCATGACCTGGGCGAACGTCCGGTCGGCGCGCGGACGGCCGTCGCCTTCGAGACCGACGGCGAGACGCGGCTGGTCGCCGGGGTGCACACCGAGCACGGTGTCGTGTTCGCCGATCCGGTCACCGGACGTCTGGCCGAGCTGCCCCACGACGCCACCGGCATCCACGAGATGCCGCTGGGCGGCGGGGACGCGCCGCACCACGCGCCGGAGATCGCGGACCGGCTCAACCCCACGCCCGAGCGCGTCCCGCACGACGAGGGCTACCTCTTCGACGGCGAGCACCACGCCACCCCGGCCGACCACGAGAGCATCCGCCGCGCGGTCGGCGACGACGGCGTCTACCAGGACGTCCACGACCGCGCGCTCGCCCGCCGGGACGCCGCCGGGCTGCCCCTGACCGACGAAGGCGCCGTCGCGGTCCACGGCTACACCCGCGGCGAGTACGCCTACAACGTCAACGACGCCCTGCGCCGCGGCCCCGGCCATCCCGGCTTCGACCTCGCGCAGGCGAACGCCCGCGCGATCGTCGACGGCCTCGGCCAGGTGCCGCGGACGTCCGGGGAGACCGTCCGCGGCATCGACGTCGGCGGCGATCCGCGGCTGGCCGAGCTGGTCGCCGGGCCGTACGAGCCGGGTGCGGTGGTCGTCGAGCCCGCGTTCTCCAGCGCGTCCATCAAGACCGGTGAGCTCTCGACGTCGAAGTTCGGGGACGACGTCGAGCTGCACGTCCGGTCGGACAACGTCCGCGACATCTCGAAGCTCGCCGAGAACCCGGGCGAGCGCGAGTCGCTGTCGCCGCCCGGGACACAGCTGCTGGTGCACGACAAGCGGCTCGAGATCACGCCCGAGGGCCGCCGCAAGTGGGTGATCGAGGCCGAGGAGATCGGGCCCGGCCACCCGCGCTACCTCGACCCCGAGGCCGCGCAGCAAAAGATGGCCGAGCGGCGTGCCGAGAACGAGCACAACGCGGCCGAGTTCGACCGGCGCAAGCAGGAGTCGATCGCCGAACGCCTGGGCGGGCTCAACGGGCCCGTCGCGGAGCACCACCAGCCGGAGCAGCCGAAGGTCAGCGACGTCCTCGACGGCCCGGCCGAGCACATCGAACCAGCGCCGTTGCACGACTACTCGTCGCTGGCGCGCGCGACGAACCCGCCCGCCGAGCCGGCCATCCACGCCGGCGCGGCGACGCCGGCGGAGCGCGCGGCCTACGTCCAGGACCGCCACCCGCACCTGCGCGAGGTCAACCCGGGCTTCCACGAGCCGGGTGCACTGGAGAACGGCTACGTCTCCAACTGCACCCGCGGCCCCGAGGCGTACTGGGACCGGCTGCACGGCGGCGACGCGACGGCCGAGCCGATCCCGCTGCACGAGATGGGCACCCGCGGCACGCTCGAGCACATCGAGAGCCGGTTCGGCGAGACGTTCTCCGATCGCGCGAGCTACGACGACGTCATCCGCGAGATGCGCGAGCGGCCGGTGGACCACCACGCGGTGGTCGCGGTGAAGTACGAGGGCCGCGGCGGCGTCGAGTACGGGCACGTCGCGATGGTCGTGCACACCCGCGACGGCGTCGCGTTCATCGACCCGCAGTCCGGCGACCTGATGCACCTGCCGCAGCCGCCGAAGGACATCAAGCTGCTGCACGTCGGGACGCCGGGCACCGAGCACGTCCAGACCGAGGTGCACGGCGAGCACGGCGGCTACGGCATTTCCGAACCCGGTTTCCTGGACCGTGACGACGTCGCCGCGGCGCTAGACGGCCACGCGGACGCGGACTACATCCGCGCCCACCTGCCGGAACACCCCGAGCTGGCCAGGATGCTCGCCGACCCGGCCAACGACTACCTGACGCGCTCGCTGCTCGACAACCCGAAGACGCTGGCCAGCCTGCTCAAGCACCCCGAGGCGATCCCGATCCTGGAGGACGCCGTCCACGAGGTGAACGAGCGCGGGTACAGCGTGGTCGACGACGTCGAGCACCAGGGTGTCGAGCAGTTCGACCCGACTCCGGAGCAGGCGGAGATCTCCGCCGACGTCGCGGCGATCGCCCACGACACCCCGGAAGCGCAGCTGCAGCACGAAAGCTTCGACCAAGGCAGGATCGGCGATCCGGAGTACTGCCGCCAGTGGGTCGCCGAAGAACGTGAGCGCTGGCCCGAGACCCAGGGCACGCTGAACCGGATCACCGAACGCATCGCGGGTGAGACCGACGGCCACGCGGGGTTCCGGCCGGAACCGAAGGACGACGTGCGGGCTCTGGCGAAGATCGAGAAGCGCAACTGGGACGGTTCGCTGCTGCACGACCTCGTCGGCACCAAGATCCAGTTCGAGCAGGTGGCGGACATGTACCGCGCGCTGGACGCGGTGCGCAACGATCCCGAACTCACGATCGTCGACTTCTCGGACCGGCTGGCCAGCCCGCAGGACAGCGGCTACCGGGACCTGCAGCTCAACGTCCGGCTGCCGAACGGGCACGTGGCCGAGCTGCGGCTGCACCTGACGCACATCGACGACGTCGCGTCGTACGAGCACGCGCTGTACGAGGTCCGCCGCGACTTCGAGACCTTCAGCAAGAAGGACGGCCGCGAGGGCGTCCTTTCGCCGGAAGAGGCGGCGCTCGACGCGGCGTTGACCGAACAGGTCCGAGGCCGTTTCGAGGAAGCGTTCCGGCAGGGACTGTCATCCGAGGGGAGTAGCTGA
- a CDS encoding ADP-ribosylglycohydrolase family protein: MACSTAHPHPGGLSVPVAFPGQENWREVVDPEYVKAGLGELGVPLQAVAGWVKVDADGNQTGEERENPEYKAGPIRRGYPKPENTLETLLSFASVGWLTRELLLIGLIRCEVFVPLDLETGKTDRFYFAEERNELKVFSSTRHLPSREHGWWRVDVATLAEFEHPPNLVINGGPTTIEDVSSGELAEIVKRFPRHEPRIDVHGRCPEAEEDLIRVAADTASRMGLPAPVRPPLAAAERARKRGYELTAEECAKTVLGESWLKRMTMPEPPRSKPNDLRANGLAPTYDNAGRPVPRLDTFGKYFERDLDGFRYGWQRVTGAYVGFALGEALGAAVDRMPLHDIHAQYGIEGVTDLVQAFDQPGRIGSLTQRLLFYTEAVIRSPHREQPESREAEQLLPDVTRGALQRWLKTQGAPLDHPDGWLVQVTDLHARRDADDAELNAYHQLATGAGGTPLTGPEALIPALAAALTMAGPGSGLSGGARQAVREMAGVTHPGEPDLAAATYLSWLFEQALTKDAFSFPIWNLGREILNPDNQFQQGPEWTEIKEMVAESVPFFGEHGLPDLRMPELIGDGKSTLSVLGRAFAALSGFENYPEQALLRAVNHSGRSALTGAIAGALLGARTGIPGLPQKWVDQLELRYLVENVASDAYWHFDRHSALSAQGDQWVERYPRH, translated from the coding sequence CTGGCCTGCTCAACGGCGCACCCGCACCCCGGCGGGCTCTCGGTGCCGGTGGCGTTCCCCGGCCAGGAGAACTGGCGTGAGGTCGTCGACCCCGAGTACGTGAAGGCCGGGCTCGGCGAGCTGGGCGTGCCGCTGCAGGCCGTCGCGGGCTGGGTGAAGGTCGACGCCGACGGCAACCAGACCGGCGAGGAGCGGGAGAACCCGGAGTACAAGGCCGGGCCGATCCGCCGCGGGTACCCGAAGCCGGAGAACACGCTCGAGACGCTGCTGTCGTTCGCCAGCGTCGGCTGGCTGACCCGGGAGCTGCTGCTCATCGGGCTGATCCGGTGCGAGGTGTTCGTCCCGCTCGACCTGGAGACCGGCAAGACGGACCGGTTCTACTTCGCCGAGGAGCGCAACGAGCTCAAGGTCTTCAGCTCGACGCGGCACCTGCCCTCGCGCGAGCACGGCTGGTGGCGGGTCGACGTCGCCACGCTCGCCGAGTTCGAGCACCCGCCGAACCTGGTGATCAACGGCGGCCCGACGACCATCGAAGACGTCTCCAGCGGGGAGCTCGCCGAGATCGTCAAGCGGTTCCCGCGGCACGAGCCGCGCATCGACGTGCACGGCCGCTGCCCGGAGGCCGAAGAGGACCTGATCCGCGTCGCCGCCGACACGGCGTCGCGGATGGGGTTGCCGGCCCCGGTCCGGCCGCCGCTCGCCGCGGCCGAGCGGGCCCGCAAGCGCGGGTACGAGCTCACCGCCGAGGAGTGCGCGAAGACCGTGCTCGGCGAGTCGTGGCTGAAGCGGATGACCATGCCGGAGCCGCCGCGCAGCAAGCCCAACGACCTGCGCGCGAACGGGCTGGCCCCGACCTACGACAACGCCGGGCGGCCGGTGCCGCGGCTGGACACGTTCGGCAAGTACTTCGAGCGCGACCTCGACGGGTTCCGCTACGGCTGGCAGCGCGTCACGGGCGCCTACGTCGGCTTCGCCCTCGGCGAAGCACTCGGCGCCGCGGTCGACCGCATGCCGCTCCACGACATCCACGCGCAGTACGGCATCGAGGGTGTCACCGACCTGGTCCAGGCGTTCGACCAGCCGGGCCGGATCGGCTCGCTGACGCAGCGGCTGCTGTTCTACACCGAGGCCGTGATCCGCAGCCCGCACCGCGAGCAGCCGGAGTCCCGCGAGGCCGAGCAGCTGCTCCCCGACGTCACGCGCGGCGCGCTGCAGCGCTGGCTGAAGACGCAGGGCGCGCCGCTGGATCACCCGGACGGCTGGCTCGTGCAGGTCACCGACCTGCACGCCCGCCGCGACGCCGACGACGCCGAGCTCAACGCCTACCACCAGCTCGCCACCGGGGCCGGCGGCACGCCGTTGACCGGCCCGGAAGCGCTGATCCCCGCGTTGGCCGCCGCGCTCACCATGGCCGGCCCCGGCAGCGGGCTCAGCGGCGGCGCGCGCCAGGCGGTGCGCGAGATGGCCGGCGTGACCCACCCCGGCGAGCCCGATCTGGCCGCCGCGACCTACCTGAGCTGGCTGTTCGAGCAGGCCCTGACCAAGGACGCGTTCAGCTTCCCGATCTGGAACCTCGGCCGGGAGATCCTCAACCCGGACAACCAGTTCCAGCAGGGTCCGGAGTGGACCGAGATCAAGGAGATGGTCGCCGAGTCGGTGCCGTTCTTCGGTGAGCACGGGCTGCCCGACCTGCGGATGCCGGAGCTGATCGGCGACGGCAAGAGCACGCTCTCGGTGCTCGGCCGCGCGTTCGCCGCGTTGTCCGGCTTCGAGAACTACCCGGAGCAGGCGCTGCTGCGCGCGGTCAACCACTCCGGCCGCAGCGCGCTCACCGGCGCGATCGCCGGCGCCCTGCTCGGCGCGCGCACCGGCATCCCCGGGCTGCCGCAGAAGTGGGTCGATCAGCTGGAGCTGCGCTACCTCGTCGAGAACGTGGCTTCGGACGCCTACTGGCACTTCGACCGGCACTCGGCGCTGAGCGCGCAGGGCGACCAGTGGGTCGAGCGGTACCCGCGGCATTAG
- a CDS encoding ADP-ribosylglycohydrolase family protein, with product MNEEEAVARVREWLRTRPGGDRLRIRPEYTARRPDGWRFTVNTAGYLDGTDVGAGLVPSPVLLVPDDGEITYDLAAMAGTPAETEWRPDVDPEFDEKAFPELGIPARAIRGWTEYSPFGEATGGRRGNDGYTPGPVWRGFPKPVTDAEKLLNYLGANWISRAEFAHALLDTEVLVPTPDGEPLLRPVPGTSGHEVIAYSSSAKVPGRYPQRWRVVVRELLRHRPGTGLTLDPGTGLVRSLAATELADVPEDTEPRPWIDEPAPEAGPEVAEALPALVGEFGIEPPDLLTRHLRYAVDQARDHRVELTPEECVRYLRGFAWQHRNGVRRRAGQDPEWPADLAGNGLIAHVGEDAGARPVPWTFGKFFAQGTLGARFAWHRIVGAYVGFAIGDALGGGAEPGGPLAMGGLTRHLLFHTDAVLRGLPPVPTGEVPATLPEPDPVGWLAVATRHAGPAPAEFSSLLATALAATPAGAVALADVDGEQYAKDVARELTGSAAGTEVTDGVELLVALFQALLTREEFAPPVHLRLRELGGEQAASTLALRENRDADDVTQLESIGDGRSVRSVLGRALFAAAKRGHDPEAAITLAARSGPVAGALAGALVGARLGVPGLPAAWVAALPDLGLLDDVASDVFWYFNRNGLQTETAEHARWERRYPSGRFTPKPSSHPAPAGPDRRSRLRGSLLAGAIGDALGAKTEFDSIDRIREIAGPDGITDFIPAYGGVGRITDDTQMTLFTLEALIRAHAQRRHTGSADVVHSLQLAYQRWLHTQGVAWDRARGPRSDVEAPDGWLVTHQELFSRRAPGLTCFGELEAYGRSGVRGTMDRPVNNSKGCGGVMRAAPVALWSDDLAEVFRLGAESAALTHGHPSGYLSSGCFAVIVHELLHGRALLDAVATARAELVEYPAHEEQSAALDAALALAEQGPPTPEKVESLGQGNVGETALSMSVYVALTTADADTALLASVNHSGDSDSTGSVCGNLVGAMYGEEALRGSWLDRLELRDVIVELADDALTEFGADAPDEDRWFARYPLD from the coding sequence ATGAACGAAGAGGAAGCCGTCGCGCGCGTGCGGGAGTGGCTGCGCACGCGGCCCGGCGGCGACCGGCTGCGGATCCGGCCGGAGTACACCGCGCGGCGGCCGGACGGCTGGCGTTTCACGGTCAACACCGCCGGTTACCTCGACGGCACCGACGTCGGCGCGGGGCTGGTCCCCAGTCCGGTGCTGCTCGTGCCGGACGACGGCGAGATCACCTACGACCTGGCGGCGATGGCGGGCACCCCGGCCGAGACCGAGTGGCGCCCGGACGTCGACCCGGAGTTCGACGAGAAGGCGTTCCCCGAGCTGGGCATCCCGGCCCGGGCGATCCGCGGCTGGACGGAGTACTCACCGTTCGGCGAGGCGACCGGCGGCCGGCGCGGCAACGACGGGTACACCCCGGGCCCGGTCTGGCGCGGCTTCCCGAAGCCGGTGACCGACGCCGAAAAACTCCTGAACTACCTGGGCGCGAACTGGATCAGCCGGGCCGAGTTCGCGCACGCGCTGCTCGACACCGAGGTCCTCGTGCCGACGCCGGACGGCGAGCCGCTGCTGCGGCCGGTTCCCGGGACCTCGGGCCACGAGGTCATCGCCTACAGCTCCTCGGCGAAGGTGCCCGGCCGTTATCCGCAGCGGTGGCGGGTGGTCGTCCGCGAGCTGCTGCGGCACCGGCCGGGAACCGGGCTGACGCTCGATCCGGGCACCGGGCTCGTCCGCAGCCTGGCCGCGACCGAGCTGGCGGACGTCCCGGAGGACACCGAGCCGCGGCCGTGGATCGACGAGCCGGCGCCCGAAGCCGGGCCGGAGGTCGCTGAGGCCCTGCCCGCGCTGGTCGGGGAGTTCGGCATCGAGCCGCCGGACCTGCTGACCCGCCACTTGCGCTACGCCGTCGACCAGGCCCGCGACCACCGCGTCGAGCTGACGCCGGAGGAGTGCGTCCGGTACCTGCGCGGGTTCGCCTGGCAGCACCGCAACGGCGTCCGGCGCCGGGCGGGCCAGGACCCGGAATGGCCGGCCGACCTGGCCGGGAACGGCCTGATCGCGCACGTCGGCGAGGACGCCGGCGCGCGGCCGGTGCCGTGGACGTTCGGCAAGTTCTTCGCCCAGGGCACGCTCGGCGCACGCTTCGCGTGGCACCGGATCGTCGGCGCGTACGTCGGTTTCGCGATCGGTGACGCGCTCGGCGGCGGCGCCGAGCCGGGCGGCCCGCTGGCGATGGGTGGCCTGACCCGGCACCTGCTGTTCCACACCGACGCCGTGCTGCGCGGCCTCCCGCCCGTTCCCACCGGCGAGGTGCCCGCGACGCTGCCCGAGCCGGATCCGGTCGGCTGGCTGGCCGTCGCGACCCGGCACGCCGGGCCCGCGCCCGCGGAGTTCTCCTCGCTGCTGGCCACGGCCTTGGCCGCGACGCCGGCCGGCGCGGTGGCGCTGGCGGACGTCGACGGCGAGCAGTACGCGAAGGACGTCGCCCGCGAGCTGACCGGCAGTGCGGCCGGGACGGAGGTCACCGACGGCGTCGAGCTGCTGGTGGCGCTGTTCCAGGCCCTGCTCACGCGGGAGGAGTTCGCGCCGCCGGTGCACCTGCGGCTGCGGGAGCTCGGCGGCGAGCAGGCGGCCTCGACGCTGGCGCTGCGCGAGAACCGCGACGCCGACGACGTCACGCAGCTCGAAAGCATCGGTGACGGCCGGAGCGTCCGGTCGGTGCTGGGCCGGGCGTTGTTCGCCGCGGCCAAGCGCGGCCACGACCCGGAGGCGGCGATCACGCTCGCCGCGCGGTCCGGCCCGGTCGCCGGCGCCCTGGCCGGAGCCCTCGTCGGCGCCCGGCTCGGCGTGCCCGGCCTGCCCGCCGCCTGGGTCGCGGCGCTGCCCGACCTCGGGCTGCTCGACGACGTCGCGAGCGACGTCTTCTGGTACTTCAACCGCAACGGCCTCCAGACGGAGACGGCCGAGCACGCGCGGTGGGAGCGCCGGTACCCGAGCGGCCGGTTCACCCCGAAACCCTCCTCGCACCCTGCTCCGGCGGGGCCGGACCGGCGGTCCCGGCTGCGCGGCAGCCTGCTGGCCGGCGCCATCGGCGACGCGCTCGGCGCGAAGACGGAGTTCGACTCGATCGACCGGATCCGCGAGATCGCCGGGCCGGACGGGATCACCGACTTCATCCCCGCGTACGGCGGCGTCGGCCGGATCACCGACGACACGCAGATGACGCTGTTCACGCTCGAAGCGCTGATCCGCGCGCACGCCCAGCGGCGGCACACCGGCTCGGCCGACGTCGTGCACTCGCTGCAGCTGGCCTACCAGCGCTGGCTGCACACCCAGGGTGTCGCGTGGGACCGGGCGCGCGGGCCGCGCTCCGACGTCGAAGCGCCGGACGGCTGGCTGGTCACGCACCAGGAGCTGTTCAGCCGCCGCGCGCCGGGGCTGACGTGCTTCGGCGAACTGGAGGCGTACGGCCGCTCCGGCGTCCGCGGCACCATGGACCGGCCGGTGAACAACTCGAAGGGCTGCGGCGGGGTGATGCGCGCGGCGCCGGTCGCGCTCTGGTCGGACGACCTCGCCGAGGTGTTCCGGCTCGGCGCGGAGAGCGCGGCGCTGACCCACGGTCACCCGAGCGGGTATTTGTCGTCGGGCTGCTTCGCGGTCATCGTGCACGAACTGCTGCACGGAAGGGCACTCCTCGACGCCGTCGCGACCGCGCGGGCCGAGCTGGTGGAGTACCCGGCGCACGAGGAGCAGAGCGCGGCGCTCGATGCCGCGCTGGCGCTGGCGGAGCAGGGACCGCCGACGCCGGAGAAGGTGGAGTCGCTCGGGCAGGGCAACGTCGGGGAGACGGCGTTGTCGATGTCCGTGTACGTCGCGCTGACCACGGCGGACGCCGACACGGCGCTGCTGGCGTCCGTCAACCACAGCGGGGACAGCGATTCCACCGGGTCGGTCTGCGGCAACCTCGTCGGCGCGATGTACGGCGAGGAAGCACTGCGGGGGAGCTGGCTCGACCGGCTCGAGCTCCGCGATGTCATCGTCGAGCTGGCGGACGACGCGCTCACCGAGTTCGGCGCGGATGCGCCGGACGAAGACCGGTGGTTCGCTCGGTACCCGCTCGACTAG